One window of the Lysobacter sp. S4-A87 genome contains the following:
- a CDS encoding SapC family protein → MPNHVLLNNIDHMSLRVDTGHDPALGDDVMFTVTFPAEFRNVQAHYPIVFHKDAQGELQPVALFGFHQGNQGQGSNLFLDGGRWDASYVPLAIERQPFLIGRDGEELMVHIDLDHPRVRSDRGEMLFRDQGGTTDYLDRITSVLMTLHDGLGSTPAFMEVLLRHNLIESFTLDVELDDRSLNRLVGFYTINEERLRALDADAVNELHRAGYLEPVYMVVASVSRFRDLIARMNRRHAAGH, encoded by the coding sequence ATGCCGAACCACGTACTGCTCAACAACATCGATCACATGAGCCTTCGCGTCGATACCGGGCACGACCCCGCGCTGGGCGACGATGTCATGTTCACCGTCACGTTCCCGGCGGAGTTCCGCAACGTCCAGGCGCATTACCCGATCGTGTTCCACAAGGACGCGCAGGGAGAGCTGCAGCCGGTGGCACTGTTCGGCTTCCATCAGGGCAATCAAGGGCAGGGCAGCAACCTGTTCCTCGATGGCGGACGCTGGGACGCGAGCTACGTGCCGCTGGCGATCGAGCGCCAGCCGTTCCTGATCGGTCGCGATGGCGAGGAACTGATGGTGCACATCGACCTCGACCACCCTCGCGTGCGCAGCGACCGCGGCGAGATGCTGTTCCGCGACCAGGGCGGCACCACCGACTACCTCGACCGCATCACCTCGGTGCTGATGACGCTGCACGATGGCCTGGGCAGCACGCCGGCGTTCATGGAGGTACTGCTGCGGCACAACCTCATCGAGTCGTTCACCCTGGATGTCGAGCTCGATGACCGCTCGCTCAACCGGCTGGTCGGCTTCTACACCATCAATGAAGAACGGCTGCGCGCACTCGATGCCGATGCCGTCAACGAGCTGCACCGCGCCGGTTACCTGGAGCCGGTGTACATGGTGGTCGCGTCGGTTTCGCGCTTCCGTGACCTGATCGCGCGGATGAATCGCCGCCATGCTGCAGGGCACTAG
- a CDS encoding tryptophan halogenase family protein has translation MSQAVKHVVILGGGSAGWLTAAVLAADHNAASGTGLKVTLIESPDVATIGVGEGTWPTMRDTLRRTGVTETDFIRECDGAFKQGSKFARWTEDRDDDYYYHPFVLPQGYLETNVVAGWMQHAQVPFGKLVSFQPHLCEAGKAPKQFSTPEWAAVANYAYHLDAGKLGVFMRKHCIERLGVRHVSDHMTGVNAHDNGDIASLQTRDNGAIEGDLFIDCTGMRALLIGQHYGIDIQSQKHVLFNDRAIALQVPYADPRQEIACQTISTAQSSGWVWDIGLQTRRGVGHVYSSTHTTDEAAADELLKYVKATGGREHDIYTLPKITIRPGYRPKSWHRNCVAIGLSSGFMEPLEASSLVLVELAAGMLSDQLPATRGDMDIVAARYNDSFQYRWERVVDFLKLHYVLTRRTDTDYWRDNCRPESIPDRLKELLQLWRHQPPSRYDLYRVEEVFPSASYQYILYGMGFHPDPRPTTRRMDDVARAESYFREAAELTRKMLAALPGHREMLDHVMTRGMSRI, from the coding sequence TTGAGTCAGGCGGTAAAGCACGTTGTGATCCTGGGCGGTGGCTCGGCAGGCTGGCTGACGGCGGCGGTACTGGCCGCCGACCACAACGCGGCCTCCGGCACCGGCCTGAAAGTAACCCTGATCGAGTCGCCTGACGTGGCCACCATTGGTGTTGGCGAGGGCACCTGGCCGACGATGCGCGACACCCTGCGCAGGACCGGCGTCACCGAGACCGACTTCATCCGCGAGTGCGACGGTGCCTTCAAGCAGGGCTCGAAGTTCGCCCGCTGGACCGAAGATCGCGACGACGATTACTACTACCACCCGTTCGTGCTGCCGCAGGGCTACCTGGAGACGAATGTCGTCGCCGGCTGGATGCAGCACGCGCAGGTGCCGTTCGGCAAACTGGTGAGCTTCCAGCCGCACCTGTGCGAGGCCGGCAAGGCGCCCAAGCAGTTCTCCACGCCCGAATGGGCCGCGGTGGCCAACTACGCCTATCACCTCGACGCCGGCAAGCTCGGCGTGTTCATGCGCAAGCACTGCATCGAACGCCTCGGCGTGCGCCATGTCAGCGACCACATGACCGGGGTCAACGCACACGACAACGGCGATATCGCCTCGCTGCAGACGCGCGACAACGGCGCCATCGAAGGCGACCTGTTCATCGACTGCACGGGCATGCGCGCGCTGCTGATCGGCCAGCACTACGGCATCGACATCCAGTCGCAGAAGCATGTCCTGTTCAACGACCGCGCCATCGCGTTGCAGGTGCCGTACGCCGATCCGCGCCAGGAGATCGCCTGCCAGACCATCTCCACTGCGCAGAGCAGCGGCTGGGTCTGGGACATCGGCCTGCAGACGCGCCGCGGTGTCGGCCACGTCTACTCGAGCACGCACACGACCGACGAGGCGGCGGCCGACGAACTGCTGAAGTACGTGAAGGCCACCGGCGGGCGCGAGCATGACATCTACACGCTGCCGAAGATCACCATCCGCCCGGGCTACCGGCCCAAGTCCTGGCACCGCAACTGCGTCGCGATTGGTCTGTCGAGCGGGTTCATGGAACCGCTGGAGGCGTCGTCGCTGGTGCTGGTGGAGCTGGCGGCCGGGATGCTGAGCGACCAGCTGCCGGCCACCCGCGGCGACATGGACATCGTTGCGGCCCGCTACAACGACTCGTTCCAGTACCGATGGGAGCGGGTGGTCGACTTCCTCAAGCTGCACTACGTGCTGACCAGGCGCACCGACACCGACTACTGGCGCGACAACTGCCGGCCCGAATCGATCCCGGACCGGTTGAAGGAACTGTTGCAGCTGTGGCGCCACCAGCCGCCGTCGCGCTACGACCTGTACCGGGTGGAGGAAGTGTTCCCGTCGGCCAGCTACCAGTACATCCTTTACGGGATGGGCTTCCACCCCGACCCGCGCCCGACGACGCGGCGAATGGACGATGTCGCGCGCGCCGAAAGCTACTTCCGCGAGGCGGCCGAGCTGACCCGCAAGATGCTCGCGGCGCTGCCGGGACATCGCGAGATGCTCGACCACGTCATGACGCGGGGGATGTCGCGGATCTAG